From one Bacteroidia bacterium genomic stretch:
- a CDS encoding DNA-directed RNA polymerase subunit omega has product MDYKKTHAELTTTTRDLRQIDSKTGNVYKSLVVIARRSNQISAEIKEELTNKLAEFATHTDNLEEIFENREQIEVSKYYERLPKPTLIATHEFLEDKIYYRIPDSEPTK; this is encoded by the coding sequence ATGGATTACAAAAAAACACACGCAGAATTGACTACAACTACCAGAGATCTTCGTCAAATTGACTCTAAAACTGGCAATGTGTACAAATCACTTGTGGTTATTGCCAGAAGATCCAATCAAATTAGTGCGGAGATAAAAGAAGAATTAACGAATAAGTTAGCTGAATTTGCTACTCATACCGATAATTTGGAAGAGATCTTTGAAAACAGAGAACAAATAGAAGTTTCTAAATATTACGAGCGTTTGCCGAAACCTACTTTAATCGCAACACACGAATTTTTGGAAGACAAAATCTATTACCGCATACCCGATTCGGAACCTACAAAATAA
- the bamD gene encoding outer membrane protein assembly factor BamD, translating to MLKRIHIIFFILVLAGTFSSCSKYNKMIKNADISKKYEIAIDLYNKGDYVRALPLFEELMTVYKGTDKAETVYYYYAYTNYNLGDYVLGGYYFHAFAKTYPNSPHTEECEYMYAYCYYLNSPTYSLDQSDTKTAIQAFQEFANQFPNSDKLTKCNQLIDNLRAKLQRKAYENAKLYYYIEDYKAAIVAFKNVLKDYPDIKQKEEINFLIVKSNYLLAINSIDLKKPERLQNTVSAYLKYVDMFPQGAFLKDAEQIYNSALKEQQKIKKQS from the coding sequence ATGCTGAAACGAATTCATATCATTTTCTTTATTTTAGTACTTGCTGGAACCTTTTCTTCGTGTAGCAAATACAATAAAATGATTAAAAATGCGGACATCAGTAAAAAATATGAAATTGCTATTGACCTCTACAATAAAGGCGATTATGTTAGAGCTTTGCCTTTGTTTGAAGAATTAATGACCGTTTACAAAGGCACAGATAAAGCAGAAACCGTTTATTACTATTACGCCTATACCAATTATAATTTAGGTGATTATGTATTGGGCGGTTATTATTTTCACGCCTTTGCGAAAACATATCCAAATAGTCCGCATACAGAGGAATGCGAGTACATGTATGCCTATTGTTATTACTTAAATTCCCCCACGTATAGTTTAGATCAAAGCGATACAAAGACTGCCATTCAAGCCTTTCAGGAATTTGCCAATCAATTTCCGAACAGTGATAAATTAACAAAATGCAATCAGTTGATTGATAATTTGAGAGCTAAATTACAACGGAAAGCCTACGAAAATGCCAAATTGTATTATTACATCGAAGATTATAAAGCAGCCATCGTTGCCTTCAAAAATGTATTAAAAGATTATCCAGATATCAAACAAAAGGAAGAAATTAATTTTCTGATTGTGAAAAGTAATTACTTGCTTGCCATCAACAGCATCGATTTAAAAAAGCCGGAAAGACTTCAAAATACAGTAAGTGCCTATCTTAAATATGTGGATATGTTTCCACAAGGAGCATTTTTAAAAGATGCCGAGCAGATTTACAACAGTGCTTTGAAAGAACAACAAAAAATAAAAAAACAATCATAA
- a CDS encoding helical backbone metal receptor — MKNTFQKNNFFDQTNREIILREIPKKIISVVPSQTELLYDLGLDEEVIGITKFCIHPEKWFREKTRIGGTKKLDIEKIKLLNPDLIIANKEENEKSQIEELARDFNVWISDIKTLDDALQMILRIGEITNKKERAGEIKQKIEIEFEKIIFRQVKKKFLRTAYFIWKKPFMVAGEDTFIDEMLRICGLENVFPKNIFSDTRNTRYPEISAEQLKAANPEIILLSSEPYPFKEKHIEEFKLICPQAKIKIVDGELFSWYGSRLLESPAYFAELIKGF; from the coding sequence ATGAAAAATACTTTTCAAAAAAATAATTTTTTCGATCAGACAAATCGAGAAATTATTTTACGCGAAATTCCGAAAAAAATAATTTCGGTAGTGCCTTCTCAGACTGAATTACTCTACGATTTAGGTTTAGATGAAGAAGTAATCGGAATCACCAAATTTTGTATTCACCCCGAAAAATGGTTTCGCGAAAAAACACGCATTGGCGGAACAAAAAAACTTGACATCGAAAAAATAAAATTGCTAAATCCGGATTTAATTATCGCGAATAAAGAAGAAAATGAAAAATCGCAAATTGAAGAATTGGCGCGCGATTTTAATGTTTGGATCAGCGATATAAAAACGCTGGATGATGCGCTACAAATGATTCTTCGAATAGGAGAAATTACTAATAAAAAAGAAAGAGCTGGAGAAATAAAACAAAAAATAGAAATCGAATTTGAAAAAATAATTTTTCGGCAAGTGAAAAAAAAATTTTTGAGAACGGCTTATTTCATTTGGAAAAAACCGTTTATGGTTGCTGGTGAAGACACCTTTATAGATGAAATGCTGCGTATTTGCGGACTGGAAAATGTGTTCCCGAAAAATATTTTTTCAGACACAAGAAATACGCGTTATCCTGAAATCTCGGCAGAGCAATTGAAAGCGGCAAATCCGGAAATTATATTATTGTCGTCGGAACCTTATCCATTCAAAGAAAAACACATCGAAGAATTTAAATTGATTTGTCCGCAAGCAAAAATTAAAATTGTGGACGGTGAATTATTTTCGTGGTATGGCTCGCGTTTGTTGGAAAGTCCTGCGTATTTTGCAGAATTAATAAAAGGTTTTTAG
- a CDS encoding patatin-like phospholipase family protein produces the protein MKIQNVRCKKIILESIFSIALMTFFMNTVSAQKVGLVLSGGGASGLAHIGVIKALEENHIPIDYITGTSMGALVGCMYAIGYTPAEMEKIVTSDQFKHWAYGQIENKYIYYFKKKEEDASWITIKLSLDSALETTLPTNIISPIPVDFALMSKLSAPAAAAHYNFDSLMVPFRCVAADVEDKQTVVFRRGNLSEAVRASMSYPFYLKPISVDGKLLFDGGLYNNFPSDIMKKDFSPDYVIGSNVSGNVPPPKADDIISQIKSMLMSKTDYALNCPDGIIINPKTDIALFDFDNPQELIDSGYAATMRQISEIKICIQRQVDPTILAEKRAAFIHKEQPLKFKDIDIKGLNRVQIAYVKKILRHKTKTIPIDSLRPEYFRLIADDKIKSIYPTASYNPDGSYTLNLKIVQEKKLLAKFGGDFSNRPISEGFVGLQYNYLGKTATSISGNTYFGKLYTSAQLSSRIDFPFKEPLYIEPMMTYNRWDYFKSSTAFFEDVKPSYLIQNEQYGELNIGFPFGNKAKMVATGGIGDIVNNYYQTTLFTQSDTADQTNFRNFYTRLTFDVNNLNRKQYATEGARFFVKATYVNGIEYTQPGSTSINKQQTTEGHQWIQLKSAFDNYYKRRGTLRLGVYLEGVYSNQPFFNNYTSTILISPGFQPTPESQTLFLENYHANIYAAGGLKSIITVKKNIELRFEGYVFQPYQAISKQTDLTAVYGKPLSIRHYIATAAAIYETPFGPFSLSINYYDSHTVNTNSLSFLFHFGYIIFNRKSID, from the coding sequence ATGAAAATACAAAATGTTCGCTGTAAAAAAATAATTCTCGAAAGCATTTTTTCGATTGCTTTGATGACTTTTTTTATGAATACGGTGAGTGCTCAAAAAGTAGGATTGGTGCTGAGTGGAGGAGGAGCGAGCGGTTTGGCGCACATTGGCGTTATCAAAGCCTTGGAAGAAAATCACATTCCGATTGATTACATCACTGGAACTTCTATGGGTGCTTTAGTGGGCTGCATGTACGCGATTGGATACACGCCTGCGGAGATGGAAAAAATTGTTACGTCGGATCAATTTAAACATTGGGCGTACGGACAAATCGAAAATAAATACATTTATTATTTTAAGAAAAAAGAAGAGGATGCTTCGTGGATTACAATTAAACTTTCTTTGGATTCGGCTTTAGAAACAACGCTTCCGACAAATATTATTTCACCCATTCCAGTAGATTTTGCTTTGATGTCAAAATTATCCGCACCGGCGGCTGCGGCTCATTATAATTTTGACAGTTTAATGGTTCCCTTTCGCTGCGTAGCCGCGGATGTAGAAGATAAACAAACTGTGGTTTTTAGAAGAGGAAATTTAAGCGAAGCCGTTCGTGCTTCTATGTCTTATCCATTTTATTTAAAACCGATTTCAGTAGATGGAAAACTTTTATTTGACGGAGGTTTATACAATAATTTTCCATCAGATATAATGAAAAAAGATTTTTCGCCCGACTATGTTATTGGCAGCAATGTTTCAGGAAATGTTCCTCCGCCTAAAGCAGATGACATCATTTCGCAAATTAAAAGTATGCTCATGAGTAAAACAGATTATGCACTGAACTGTCCAGATGGGATTATTATTAATCCAAAAACAGACATTGCTTTGTTTGATTTTGATAATCCTCAAGAGCTTATTGACAGCGGTTATGCGGCTACAATGCGCCAAATTTCAGAAATTAAAATATGTATCCAACGTCAAGTAGACCCAACAATTTTAGCAGAAAAGCGCGCTGCTTTTATCCACAAGGAACAGCCTTTGAAATTTAAAGATATTGACATTAAGGGATTAAATCGTGTTCAAATTGCGTATGTAAAAAAAATATTGCGACATAAAACCAAAACGATTCCTATTGATAGCTTAAGACCAGAATATTTTCGCTTGATAGCGGATGATAAAATAAAAAGTATTTATCCGACGGCAAGTTACAATCCAGATGGATCTTACACGCTCAATTTAAAAATAGTTCAAGAAAAAAAATTATTGGCAAAGTTTGGTGGCGATTTTTCAAATCGTCCGATTAGCGAAGGTTTTGTGGGATTGCAATACAATTATCTTGGCAAAACGGCCACATCCATTAGCGGAAATACGTATTTCGGAAAATTATATACTTCGGCACAGTTAAGTTCGCGTATTGATTTTCCGTTTAAAGAGCCACTTTATATTGAACCGATGATGACTTATAACCGCTGGGATTATTTTAAAAGTAGCACTGCTTTTTTTGAAGATGTAAAGCCATCGTACTTGATACAAAACGAACAATATGGAGAACTAAATATTGGTTTCCCTTTTGGTAACAAAGCAAAAATGGTTGCTACAGGTGGGATTGGAGACATTGTAAATAATTATTATCAGACAACACTTTTTACACAATCGGATACCGCCGATCAAACCAATTTTAGAAATTTTTATACCCGATTAACATTTGATGTGAATAATTTAAACAGAAAACAATACGCGACTGAAGGTGCTCGTTTTTTTGTAAAGGCAACGTATGTAAACGGCATCGAATACACACAACCCGGTTCCACATCCATCAACAAGCAACAAACTACAGAAGGACATCAATGGATCCAGCTAAAAAGTGCGTTTGACAATTATTACAAACGACGAGGTACGTTGCGTTTAGGCGTTTATTTAGAAGGGGTTTATTCTAACCAGCCATTTTTTAATAATTACACATCCACCATTTTAATTTCTCCTGGTTTTCAGCCTACGCCTGAAAGTCAAACACTTTTTTTAGAAAACTACCATGCAAATATTTATGCCGCAGGCGGTTTAAAAAGTATTATCACAGTTAAAAAGAATATCGAACTTCGTTTTGAAGGCTACGTTTTTCAACCGTATCAAGCCATTAGCAAACAAACGGATTTAACAGCTGTTTACGGAAAACCACTTTCGATAAGGCATTATATTGCAACGGCAGCAGCTATTTACGAAACGCCTTTCGGTCCATTTAGTTTGAGTATTAATTATTACGATAGCCATACAGTAAACACTAATTCGCTCAGTTTTTTATTCCATTTCGGATACATTATTTTTAATCGAAAATCAATTGATTAA